From Topomyia yanbarensis strain Yona2022 chromosome 1, ASM3024719v1, whole genome shotgun sequence, one genomic window encodes:
- the LOC131677918 gene encoding uncharacterized protein LOC131677918 isoform X1, translating into MAKQVASSSTNNSNTIECSKEDQSVIDKSEPYDQLMKGIEVQLQKFSGADTVLIGNCPQNVSEDDLNKFFHGFATIVKLQKVKCKSLTTVIFIAKFDSAESASRSKVLNTLGLNGKKILLYKSDGKQLFNKSNVVELNGLQEHSEEVIYDHMSTFGNISFILKTVTVTYIVFEESSAVGASSQCDYLDKYPVTIRSVLDTTAGAIESCILEQIEQNNSLLVEETQINNFMQLLDMENLDEYLDLDDKERSCSIADKPLLEVGNEEIIATEEEDLQESFDDADVDAIEKQALRKQHHHSMNRDQGAVLVDRKTVQLLNLTNNCLLLSQLPQLNVILQDYKIANSKLHGNIQSKKNMTKYHPKTTKSKKTLKGFKKTKNASPTTGKTVVKVLNDDNRDLVKQNETSDCTNLDHNTNTKKKSTVKRSNASFLKAKSDKHSRNVQASSFDVVSTKQDIKESVVCAVEKKSAEHKHNDVKNMCTKIMDVSTDSPGTETSTSFCSNSIETFRDSTKEPETLEKDNIKLVDSTAHPIVSNDEPLKHGRKAYVGLQKLNLMDTDHISLASLSSKPKNENNMNKRFVKRKKSIEHVINKSKKLKSDLRSSREKTKMKVDDENDIPTAEDSSSVNFNKIEQTSLVQEEIHVLPGDIERLVDKEVVNQERKQIEKSEGNSPVIEVESAGTYFAGYMIQSNTNVTLSESAPEICNAVEIGLNESLISEDEGLLVIDLPVEMTSQSTVTPLEERYNAEGSFISVDTKSAAVLGQLVQDQCRINLNHLPRLKVKLKRLDANDYKLSKIKEHHNHKPLEKVVSKKVTFDTPVKRREEKLPEKPRQTDLEKIDNKFLPAGSKLKSQAKAKSRPETSHKNKHVPVPELPIELKAHLNTSFKIPKKNVATKQVSIERNPSELDCLHRDQSDKEKQRKRFQKERRKWENRTGGNGPRERNQNRAENPPRAITPDFFDPFGDDSPPQPESLPTQNESSTHQKTKPTMQREQQSDKIVSFQEIWGLPPERTEVWAKEPNQRTAIISRKEPVNSSQGNAFASTQRDDSINKNTIDSGESWSPGVPCIRSSAATTGINEDDACPPAVLGGRASEANNSINRVSSMTSNTINDGESWSPVAADRDDIQAIQKITVQKVDRESERNQFDTGRLLSPVRQERDKTIAAGDMWDLEPVATNKQSSTTRNQNRNQSLGIEIWASQVASLPAEKSKNQQSTREFTPDNRIHVTAGFGGIPTRKDYADHPSTMQDRRSFSWRSPDQRKLDHTLISRSPNKSLRCHELSPPERRSSTERRRIWSRECSPNPRKHSRSPTNRRIRSRERSPISKKRSIDYSPERRVYERSLSPWARSILRSPIGRDSRSRSPVACRRSFNRSPIMADFGQNFDRRMHSPDRDQRFWNPTPSQQHIFSEQGQPWSRSQQSPTMEQWNPQSVEWNLSPNRRLDRTHQDELNFRSPPMNRRSPKERLEACSPPKSQQIKITQQINSVNSCPWAKQQSSHDRAYSPSSAYSPSSALDALSSEDECDFTNPTRKQHNTTVEKASSATQRLFETIPFQLPLRNKAQFLATAGDENLLDSVSPPDETDMDYSTCFDKQQKIAQTTTDQIYPDEFGAQSSLAVEEKHCKGDMLEQQNVLENLKHRAERLKKLEEMKLARQRLLVQIKLDNQASSEREMFDTDSVPIDSATSTVQHPQSVCDEKISPITSPSLLETADALLSNLDSLLSQPSQNLQTVQPPTKSPASNVAVPPTPPVPNKATQPPSPAVVKPEQVSSDRWKIPSYSAVRVPNIDVSQPPPPPHSSNPLLNSRAVAPETQAPSLRGNRWSSERTSTNPFVRDVGRFTHPPIVLAQPRQSLSDYTPEEETFELLPAEEVRMRKVHVKQTPRNNNNYNSNVQQQRDPRPKPAGNSYGMYQSQNNFNQGGQWFSQNRSNQRFNFQQQNRFNRSNHQFPHQQKNRRKKQFSNFDESCFDMNYFDGNAE; encoded by the coding sequence AACACTCAGAGGAAGTAATCTACGACCACATGTCAACATTTGGCAACATAAGCTTTATATTGAAAACAGTCACCGTCACTTATATCGTATTTGAAGAATCATCTGCCGTTGGCGCTAGCAGCCAGTGTGATTACCTGGATAAGTACCCAGTAACAATAAGATCTGTTTTAGATACAACCGCTGGGGCGATTGAATCTTGTATCCTTGAACAAATAGAGCAGAATAATAGCTTGCTGGTTGAGGAAACCCAGATCAACAACTTCATGCAATTACTTGATATGGAAAATCTAGATGAATATTTGGATCTGGATGATAAGGAGCGGAGTTGTAGTATAGCAGACAAACCACTATTAGAAGTTGGAAATGAAGAAATCATTGCTACTGAAGAAGAAGATTTACAGGAATCATTTGATGATGCAGATGTAGATGCGattgaaaaacaagcattaCGGAAACAACATCACCACAGCATGAACAGGGACCAAGGTGCTGTGTTAGTGGACAGAAAGACAGTGCAACTGTTGAACTTGACAAATAATTGTCTGCTTTTGTCTCAGTTACCTCAGTTGAACGTGATTTTGCAAGACTACAAAATAGCAAACTCGAAACTACATGGTAACATACAGTCAAAGAAAAACATGACTAAATATCATCCTAAAACTACAAAGTCTAAAAAAACCTTAAAAGGCTTCAAGAAAACGAAAAACGCAAGCCCTACGACCGGCAAGACGGTGGTGAAAGTATTGAATGACGACAATAGAGATCTTGTTAAGCAAAATGAAACATCTGATTGTACAAACTTAGATCACAATACAAATACTAAGAAGAAAAGTACAGTAAAAAGATCCAATGCAAGTTTTTTGAAAGCTAAATCTGACAAACACTCCAGAAATGTTCAAGCAAGTTCTTTCGATGTCGTATCGACAAAACAAGATATCAAGGAATCGGTGGTTTGTGCTGTCGAAAAAAAATCCGCTGAACACAAGCATAACGATGTTAAAAACATGTGCACTAAAATCATGGATGTATCTACGGATAGTCCTGGAACTGAAACCAGTACTTCATTCTGTTCTAACTCGATAGAAACCTTTCGAGATTCCACCAAAGAACCCGAAACCCTGGAGAAAGACAATATTAAGCTCGTGGACAGTACTGCGCATCCTATAGTAAGCAATGATGAACCATTAAAACATGGAAGAAAAGCTTACGTCGGTTTGCAAAAGCTTAATCTGATGGACACGGATCATATTTCGCTTGCTAGTCTATCGAGTAAaccgaaaaatgaaaataacatGAACAAGCGATttgtgaaaagaaaaaaatcaattgagcATGTTATTAATAAAAGTAAAAAACTGAAGTCAGATTTGAGGTCGAGCCGTGAAAAGACAAAAATGAAAGTCGACGACGAAAACGACATACCGACCGCTGAAGATTCAAGCAGcgtaaatttcaacaaaatcgAGCAAACTAGCCTTGTTCAAGAAGAAATACATGTATTGCCCGGAGATATAGAGAGATTGGTGGATAAAGAAGTTGTTAATCAAGAACGCAAACAAATAGAAAAATCTGAAGGGAACTCTCCAGTCATCGAGGTTGAATCGGCTGGAACATATTTTGCTGGATATATGATCCAATCGAACACGAACGTAACGTTAAGCGAGTCCGCTCCTGAAATATGTAATGCGGTTGAAATTGGTTTGAATGAGTCTTTGATATCCGAAGACGAAGGTCTCTTAGTTATTGATTTGCCAGTAGAGATGACGTCGCAGTCAACAGTAACTCCATTGGAAGAAAGGTACAACGCAGAAGGTTCATTTATTTCAGTTGACACCAAAAGTGCCGCAGTGCTTGGTCAATTGGTACAAGATCAGTGTCGCATTAATCTAAATCATTTACCTCGCTTGAAGGTAAAACTAAAGCGACTAGATGCCAATGATTATAAGTTATCGAAAATTAAAGAGCATCACAATCATAAACCATTGGAAAAAGTTGTATCAAAAAAAGTTACGTTTGATACACCAGTCAAAAGACGAGAAGAAAAACTACCAGAAAAACCACGTCAAACTGATTTGGAGAAAATCGACAACAAGTTTCTGCCTGCTGGATCAAAACTTAAATCACAAGCAAAAGCTAAGTCTAGGCCGGAAACTAGTcacaaaaacaaacatgttccagTACCAGAACTGCCTATTGAACTTAAGGCACATTTGAACACAAGTTTCAAAATTCCCAAGAAAAACGTTGCAACCAAACAAGTGTCAATAGAACGGAACCCTAGTGAATTAGATTGTTTGCATCGTGATCAAAGCGATAAGGAAAAACAGCGAAAACGGTTCCAGAAAGAGCGGCGAAAATGGGAGAACCGCACGGGAGGAAATGGTCCTCGCGAGAGAAATCAGAACAGAGCCGAAAATCCACCTCGCGCGATCACTCCAGACTTTTTTGATCCATTTGGCGATGACTCACCACCGCAACCTGAATCGTTACCGACACAAAATGAAAGTAGTACGCATCAAAAGACAAAACCTACTATGCAAAGGGAACAACAAAGCGACAAGATTGTCAGTTTCCAAGAAATTTGGGGTCTTCCCCCCGAGAGGACCGAGGTGTGGGCTAAAGAACCGAATCAGAGAACTGCTATCATATCGCGAAAGGAACCTGTGAATTCATCACAAGGAAATGCATTTGCATCAACGCAACGAGATGACAGCATCAATAAGAACACTATTGATTCCGGCGAAAGCTGGTCACCGGGTGTTCCCTGTATACGATCCTCAGCAGCAACAACTGGTATCAATGAAGATGATGCATGTCCTCCAGCAGTTTTGGGAGGTCGAGCGAGCGAAGCTAACAATTCAATTAATAGGGTGTCGTCAATGACAAGCAATACTATTAACGATGGAGAATCTTGGTCACCTGTAGCAGCAGATAGAGATGATATAcaagctatacaaaaaataacTGTTCAAAAAGTCGATAGAGAATCAGAGCGAAACCAATTTGACACTGGGAGACTTCTATCACCTGTAAGACAAGAGCGTGATAAGACAATAGCAGCTGGTGACATGTGGGATTTGGAGCCGGTGGCAACTAATAAACAGTCATCGACAACACGTAACCAAAATCGAAACCAATCTTTGGGCATTGAAATATGGGCCAGCCAAGTTGCATCATTACCTgccgaaaaatcaaaaaatcaacAGAGTACTAGAGAGTTTACTCCTGATAATCGGATACATGTGACTGCTGGTTTTGGAGGTATACCGACAAGAAAAGATTACGCAGACCATCCTTCAACAATGCAGGATCGTCGCTCATTTAGCTGGAGATCACCCGATCAGCGAAAACTGGATCATACATTAATTTCTCGGTCACCTAATAAAAGTCTGCGGTGTCATGAGCTGTCTCCTCCTGAAAGAAGAAGCAGTACCGAACGTCGTCGTATATGGAGCCGCGAATGTTCTCCCAATCCTCGAAAACATAGTCGATCTCCGACAAATAGGAGGATAAGAAGTAGAGAAAGATCGCCTATTTCAAAAAAGCGCAGCATTGACTATTCACCGGAAAGAAGAGTTTATGAAAGATCCCTTAGTCCGTGGGCTCGTTCTATTCTAAGATCACCAATTGGAAGAGATAGTCGAAGTAGATCTCCTGTAGCATGCAGGCGTAGCTTCAATCGATCTCCGATTATGGCAGATTTTGGTCAAAATTTTGATCGAAGAATGCATAGTCCAGATAGAGATCAGCGTTTTTGGAATCCAACACCATCACAGCAACATATCTTTTCAGAACAAGGGCAGCCATGGTCTCGTTCCCAACAATCACCCACAATGGAGCAATGGAATCCGCAAAGTGTGGAATGGAATTTGTCACCAAACAGAAGATTGGACAGAACGCACCAAGACGAATTAAATTTCCGGTCACCGCCGATGAATCGTCGGAGTCCCAAAGAACGACTAGAAGCTTGTTCCCCACCTAAAAGtcaacaaataaaaattactcAACAAATTAATAGTGTCAATTCCTGTCCCTGGGCGAAACAACAAAGCTCGCATGATCGCGCTTACAGCCCATCTAGTGCTTACAGCCCATCTAGTGCTTTAGATGCACTGAGCTCTGAAGACGAATGTGATTTTACTAATCCGACGCGTAAACAACATAACACAACAGTTGAAAAGGCTTCTTCAGCAACTCAACGGTTATTTGAAACAATACCATTTCAACTTCCTTTGAGAAATAAAGCGCAGTTTCTTGCAACAGCTGGCGACGAAAACTTGTTAGATTCGGTGTCACCACCTGATGAAACAGACATGGATTACTCAACATGCTTTGATAAACAGCAAAAAATTGCGCAAACGACAACCGATCAAATTTATCCGGATGAATTTGGTGCACAAAGTTCCTTGGCTGTAGAAGAAAAGCATTGCAAAGGAGATATGTTGGAGCAACAAAATGTGCTAGAAAATTTGAAGCATCGAGCAGAGAGACtaaaaaaattagaagaaaTGAAACTAGCAAGGCAGAGGCTATTGGTTCAGATAAAATTGGACAATCAAGCCAGCAGTGAACGGGAAATGTTTGATACCGATTCAGTTCCGATAGATTCCGCCACATCGACAGTGCAACATCCTCAGTCAGTGTGTGATGAAAAAATATCACCAATAACTTCACCATCTCTATTAGAGACGGCAGACGCTCTGTTAAGTAACCTCGATTCTTTGCTGAGTCAACCTTCtcaaaatcttcaaactgtACAACCTCCTACGAAATCACCGGCTTCAAATGTAGCTGTACCACCTACCCCACCAGTGCCAAATAAAGCCACGCAGCCACCATCTCCAGCAGTAGTAAAACCCGAGCAAGTATCATCCGATAGGTGGAAGATTCCTAGTTACTCTGCGGTGCGTGTTCCAAATATCGATGTGAGtcaaccaccaccaccaccacactCTAGTAATCCTCTGCTCAATTCGCGTGCAGTAGCTCCAGAGACACAGGCGCCGTCACTTCGCGGTAATCGTTGGTCCTCAGAACGAACTTCAACAAATCCATTTGTTAGAGACGTTGGACGATTCACTCATCCACCTATAGTTCTTGCCCAACCCAGGCAAAGCCTAAGTGATTACACTCCAGAAGAGGAGACTTTTGAATTACTTCCAGCCGAGGAAGTTCGCATGCGAAAAGTCCATGTAAAGCAGACACCCCGTAATAATAACAATTATAATAGTAACGTGCAACAACAGCGAGATCCACGACCAAAACCTGCCGGAAATAGTTACGGCATGTACCAATcgcaaaataatttcaatcaGGGCGGTCAGTGGTTTAGTCAAAATCGATCGAATCAGCGATTCAATTTTCAACAACAAAATCGCTTCAATCGCAGCAATCATCAGTTTCCACATCAGCAGAAGAACCGAAGAAAAAAACAATTCAGTAATTTTGACGAAAGTTGTTTCGATATGAATTACTTTGATGGGAATGCGGAGTGA
- the LOC131677918 gene encoding uncharacterized protein LOC131677918 isoform X2, with product MSTFGNISFILKTVTVTYIVFEESSAVGASSQCDYLDKYPVTIRSVLDTTAGAIESCILEQIEQNNSLLVEETQINNFMQLLDMENLDEYLDLDDKERSCSIADKPLLEVGNEEIIATEEEDLQESFDDADVDAIEKQALRKQHHHSMNRDQGAVLVDRKTVQLLNLTNNCLLLSQLPQLNVILQDYKIANSKLHGNIQSKKNMTKYHPKTTKSKKTLKGFKKTKNASPTTGKTVVKVLNDDNRDLVKQNETSDCTNLDHNTNTKKKSTVKRSNASFLKAKSDKHSRNVQASSFDVVSTKQDIKESVVCAVEKKSAEHKHNDVKNMCTKIMDVSTDSPGTETSTSFCSNSIETFRDSTKEPETLEKDNIKLVDSTAHPIVSNDEPLKHGRKAYVGLQKLNLMDTDHISLASLSSKPKNENNMNKRFVKRKKSIEHVINKSKKLKSDLRSSREKTKMKVDDENDIPTAEDSSSVNFNKIEQTSLVQEEIHVLPGDIERLVDKEVVNQERKQIEKSEGNSPVIEVESAGTYFAGYMIQSNTNVTLSESAPEICNAVEIGLNESLISEDEGLLVIDLPVEMTSQSTVTPLEERYNAEGSFISVDTKSAAVLGQLVQDQCRINLNHLPRLKVKLKRLDANDYKLSKIKEHHNHKPLEKVVSKKVTFDTPVKRREEKLPEKPRQTDLEKIDNKFLPAGSKLKSQAKAKSRPETSHKNKHVPVPELPIELKAHLNTSFKIPKKNVATKQVSIERNPSELDCLHRDQSDKEKQRKRFQKERRKWENRTGGNGPRERNQNRAENPPRAITPDFFDPFGDDSPPQPESLPTQNESSTHQKTKPTMQREQQSDKIVSFQEIWGLPPERTEVWAKEPNQRTAIISRKEPVNSSQGNAFASTQRDDSINKNTIDSGESWSPGVPCIRSSAATTGINEDDACPPAVLGGRASEANNSINRVSSMTSNTINDGESWSPVAADRDDIQAIQKITVQKVDRESERNQFDTGRLLSPVRQERDKTIAAGDMWDLEPVATNKQSSTTRNQNRNQSLGIEIWASQVASLPAEKSKNQQSTREFTPDNRIHVTAGFGGIPTRKDYADHPSTMQDRRSFSWRSPDQRKLDHTLISRSPNKSLRCHELSPPERRSSTERRRIWSRECSPNPRKHSRSPTNRRIRSRERSPISKKRSIDYSPERRVYERSLSPWARSILRSPIGRDSRSRSPVACRRSFNRSPIMADFGQNFDRRMHSPDRDQRFWNPTPSQQHIFSEQGQPWSRSQQSPTMEQWNPQSVEWNLSPNRRLDRTHQDELNFRSPPMNRRSPKERLEACSPPKSQQIKITQQINSVNSCPWAKQQSSHDRAYSPSSAYSPSSALDALSSEDECDFTNPTRKQHNTTVEKASSATQRLFETIPFQLPLRNKAQFLATAGDENLLDSVSPPDETDMDYSTCFDKQQKIAQTTTDQIYPDEFGAQSSLAVEEKHCKGDMLEQQNVLENLKHRAERLKKLEEMKLARQRLLVQIKLDNQASSEREMFDTDSVPIDSATSTVQHPQSVCDEKISPITSPSLLETADALLSNLDSLLSQPSQNLQTVQPPTKSPASNVAVPPTPPVPNKATQPPSPAVVKPEQVSSDRWKIPSYSAVRVPNIDVSQPPPPPHSSNPLLNSRAVAPETQAPSLRGNRWSSERTSTNPFVRDVGRFTHPPIVLAQPRQSLSDYTPEEETFELLPAEEVRMRKVHVKQTPRNNNNYNSNVQQQRDPRPKPAGNSYGMYQSQNNFNQGGQWFSQNRSNQRFNFQQQNRFNRSNHQFPHQQKNRRKKQFSNFDESCFDMNYFDGNAE from the coding sequence ATGTCAACATTTGGCAACATAAGCTTTATATTGAAAACAGTCACCGTCACTTATATCGTATTTGAAGAATCATCTGCCGTTGGCGCTAGCAGCCAGTGTGATTACCTGGATAAGTACCCAGTAACAATAAGATCTGTTTTAGATACAACCGCTGGGGCGATTGAATCTTGTATCCTTGAACAAATAGAGCAGAATAATAGCTTGCTGGTTGAGGAAACCCAGATCAACAACTTCATGCAATTACTTGATATGGAAAATCTAGATGAATATTTGGATCTGGATGATAAGGAGCGGAGTTGTAGTATAGCAGACAAACCACTATTAGAAGTTGGAAATGAAGAAATCATTGCTACTGAAGAAGAAGATTTACAGGAATCATTTGATGATGCAGATGTAGATGCGattgaaaaacaagcattaCGGAAACAACATCACCACAGCATGAACAGGGACCAAGGTGCTGTGTTAGTGGACAGAAAGACAGTGCAACTGTTGAACTTGACAAATAATTGTCTGCTTTTGTCTCAGTTACCTCAGTTGAACGTGATTTTGCAAGACTACAAAATAGCAAACTCGAAACTACATGGTAACATACAGTCAAAGAAAAACATGACTAAATATCATCCTAAAACTACAAAGTCTAAAAAAACCTTAAAAGGCTTCAAGAAAACGAAAAACGCAAGCCCTACGACCGGCAAGACGGTGGTGAAAGTATTGAATGACGACAATAGAGATCTTGTTAAGCAAAATGAAACATCTGATTGTACAAACTTAGATCACAATACAAATACTAAGAAGAAAAGTACAGTAAAAAGATCCAATGCAAGTTTTTTGAAAGCTAAATCTGACAAACACTCCAGAAATGTTCAAGCAAGTTCTTTCGATGTCGTATCGACAAAACAAGATATCAAGGAATCGGTGGTTTGTGCTGTCGAAAAAAAATCCGCTGAACACAAGCATAACGATGTTAAAAACATGTGCACTAAAATCATGGATGTATCTACGGATAGTCCTGGAACTGAAACCAGTACTTCATTCTGTTCTAACTCGATAGAAACCTTTCGAGATTCCACCAAAGAACCCGAAACCCTGGAGAAAGACAATATTAAGCTCGTGGACAGTACTGCGCATCCTATAGTAAGCAATGATGAACCATTAAAACATGGAAGAAAAGCTTACGTCGGTTTGCAAAAGCTTAATCTGATGGACACGGATCATATTTCGCTTGCTAGTCTATCGAGTAAaccgaaaaatgaaaataacatGAACAAGCGATttgtgaaaagaaaaaaatcaattgagcATGTTATTAATAAAAGTAAAAAACTGAAGTCAGATTTGAGGTCGAGCCGTGAAAAGACAAAAATGAAAGTCGACGACGAAAACGACATACCGACCGCTGAAGATTCAAGCAGcgtaaatttcaacaaaatcgAGCAAACTAGCCTTGTTCAAGAAGAAATACATGTATTGCCCGGAGATATAGAGAGATTGGTGGATAAAGAAGTTGTTAATCAAGAACGCAAACAAATAGAAAAATCTGAAGGGAACTCTCCAGTCATCGAGGTTGAATCGGCTGGAACATATTTTGCTGGATATATGATCCAATCGAACACGAACGTAACGTTAAGCGAGTCCGCTCCTGAAATATGTAATGCGGTTGAAATTGGTTTGAATGAGTCTTTGATATCCGAAGACGAAGGTCTCTTAGTTATTGATTTGCCAGTAGAGATGACGTCGCAGTCAACAGTAACTCCATTGGAAGAAAGGTACAACGCAGAAGGTTCATTTATTTCAGTTGACACCAAAAGTGCCGCAGTGCTTGGTCAATTGGTACAAGATCAGTGTCGCATTAATCTAAATCATTTACCTCGCTTGAAGGTAAAACTAAAGCGACTAGATGCCAATGATTATAAGTTATCGAAAATTAAAGAGCATCACAATCATAAACCATTGGAAAAAGTTGTATCAAAAAAAGTTACGTTTGATACACCAGTCAAAAGACGAGAAGAAAAACTACCAGAAAAACCACGTCAAACTGATTTGGAGAAAATCGACAACAAGTTTCTGCCTGCTGGATCAAAACTTAAATCACAAGCAAAAGCTAAGTCTAGGCCGGAAACTAGTcacaaaaacaaacatgttccagTACCAGAACTGCCTATTGAACTTAAGGCACATTTGAACACAAGTTTCAAAATTCCCAAGAAAAACGTTGCAACCAAACAAGTGTCAATAGAACGGAACCCTAGTGAATTAGATTGTTTGCATCGTGATCAAAGCGATAAGGAAAAACAGCGAAAACGGTTCCAGAAAGAGCGGCGAAAATGGGAGAACCGCACGGGAGGAAATGGTCCTCGCGAGAGAAATCAGAACAGAGCCGAAAATCCACCTCGCGCGATCACTCCAGACTTTTTTGATCCATTTGGCGATGACTCACCACCGCAACCTGAATCGTTACCGACACAAAATGAAAGTAGTACGCATCAAAAGACAAAACCTACTATGCAAAGGGAACAACAAAGCGACAAGATTGTCAGTTTCCAAGAAATTTGGGGTCTTCCCCCCGAGAGGACCGAGGTGTGGGCTAAAGAACCGAATCAGAGAACTGCTATCATATCGCGAAAGGAACCTGTGAATTCATCACAAGGAAATGCATTTGCATCAACGCAACGAGATGACAGCATCAATAAGAACACTATTGATTCCGGCGAAAGCTGGTCACCGGGTGTTCCCTGTATACGATCCTCAGCAGCAACAACTGGTATCAATGAAGATGATGCATGTCCTCCAGCAGTTTTGGGAGGTCGAGCGAGCGAAGCTAACAATTCAATTAATAGGGTGTCGTCAATGACAAGCAATACTATTAACGATGGAGAATCTTGGTCACCTGTAGCAGCAGATAGAGATGATATAcaagctatacaaaaaataacTGTTCAAAAAGTCGATAGAGAATCAGAGCGAAACCAATTTGACACTGGGAGACTTCTATCACCTGTAAGACAAGAGCGTGATAAGACAATAGCAGCTGGTGACATGTGGGATTTGGAGCCGGTGGCAACTAATAAACAGTCATCGACAACACGTAACCAAAATCGAAACCAATCTTTGGGCATTGAAATATGGGCCAGCCAAGTTGCATCATTACCTgccgaaaaatcaaaaaatcaacAGAGTACTAGAGAGTTTACTCCTGATAATCGGATACATGTGACTGCTGGTTTTGGAGGTATACCGACAAGAAAAGATTACGCAGACCATCCTTCAACAATGCAGGATCGTCGCTCATTTAGCTGGAGATCACCCGATCAGCGAAAACTGGATCATACATTAATTTCTCGGTCACCTAATAAAAGTCTGCGGTGTCATGAGCTGTCTCCTCCTGAAAGAAGAAGCAGTACCGAACGTCGTCGTATATGGAGCCGCGAATGTTCTCCCAATCCTCGAAAACATAGTCGATCTCCGACAAATAGGAGGATAAGAAGTAGAGAAAGATCGCCTATTTCAAAAAAGCGCAGCATTGACTATTCACCGGAAAGAAGAGTTTATGAAAGATCCCTTAGTCCGTGGGCTCGTTCTATTCTAAGATCACCAATTGGAAGAGATAGTCGAAGTAGATCTCCTGTAGCATGCAGGCGTAGCTTCAATCGATCTCCGATTATGGCAGATTTTGGTCAAAATTTTGATCGAAGAATGCATAGTCCAGATAGAGATCAGCGTTTTTGGAATCCAACACCATCACAGCAACATATCTTTTCAGAACAAGGGCAGCCATGGTCTCGTTCCCAACAATCACCCACAATGGAGCAATGGAATCCGCAAAGTGTGGAATGGAATTTGTCACCAAACAGAAGATTGGACAGAACGCACCAAGACGAATTAAATTTCCGGTCACCGCCGATGAATCGTCGGAGTCCCAAAGAACGACTAGAAGCTTGTTCCCCACCTAAAAGtcaacaaataaaaattactcAACAAATTAATAGTGTCAATTCCTGTCCCTGGGCGAAACAACAAAGCTCGCATGATCGCGCTTACAGCCCATCTAGTGCTTACAGCCCATCTAGTGCTTTAGATGCACTGAGCTCTGAAGACGAATGTGATTTTACTAATCCGACGCGTAAACAACATAACACAACAGTTGAAAAGGCTTCTTCAGCAACTCAACGGTTATTTGAAACAATACCATTTCAACTTCCTTTGAGAAATAAAGCGCAGTTTCTTGCAACAGCTGGCGACGAAAACTTGTTAGATTCGGTGTCACCACCTGATGAAACAGACATGGATTACTCAACATGCTTTGATAAACAGCAAAAAATTGCGCAAACGACAACCGATCAAATTTATCCGGATGAATTTGGTGCACAAAGTTCCTTGGCTGTAGAAGAAAAGCATTGCAAAGGAGATATGTTGGAGCAACAAAATGTGCTAGAAAATTTGAAGCATCGAGCAGAGAGACtaaaaaaattagaagaaaTGAAACTAGCAAGGCAGAGGCTATTGGTTCAGATAAAATTGGACAATCAAGCCAGCAGTGAACGGGAAATGTTTGATACCGATTCAGTTCCGATAGATTCCGCCACATCGACAGTGCAACATCCTCAGTCAGTGTGTGATGAAAAAATATCACCAATAACTTCACCATCTCTATTAGAGACGGCAGACGCTCTGTTAAGTAACCTCGATTCTTTGCTGAGTCAACCTTCtcaaaatcttcaaactgtACAACCTCCTACGAAATCACCGGCTTCAAATGTAGCTGTACCACCTACCCCACCAGTGCCAAATAAAGCCACGCAGCCACCATCTCCAGCAGTAGTAAAACCCGAGCAAGTATCATCCGATAGGTGGAAGATTCCTAGTTACTCTGCGGTGCGTGTTCCAAATATCGATGTGAGtcaaccaccaccaccaccacactCTAGTAATCCTCTGCTCAATTCGCGTGCAGTAGCTCCAGAGACACAGGCGCCGTCACTTCGCGGTAATCGTTGGTCCTCAGAACGAACTTCAACAAATCCATTTGTTAGAGACGTTGGACGATTCACTCATCCACCTATAGTTCTTGCCCAACCCAGGCAAAGCCTAAGTGATTACACTCCAGAAGAGGAGACTTTTGAATTACTTCCAGCCGAGGAAGTTCGCATGCGAAAAGTCCATGTAAAGCAGACACCCCGTAATAATAACAATTATAATAGTAACGTGCAACAACAGCGAGATCCACGACCAAAACCTGCCGGAAATAGTTACGGCATGTACCAATcgcaaaataatttcaatcaGGGCGGTCAGTGGTTTAGTCAAAATCGATCGAATCAGCGATTCAATTTTCAACAACAAAATCGCTTCAATCGCAGCAATCATCAGTTTCCACATCAGCAGAAGAACCGAAGAAAAAAACAATTCAGTAATTTTGACGAAAGTTGTTTCGATATGAATTACTTTGATGGGAATGCGGAGTGA